Part of the Maridesulfovibrio sp. genome, ATTACATCAGGGTCCTGACGCAGAATACTTCTGAGGGCCGCGGCAAAGGTCAGCCCGACCTTGGGATTAACCTGAATCTGGTCTATGCCGCGCAACTGGTATTCAACCGGATCTTCAGTGGTAATAATTTTAAGTTCCGGTGACTTGATGTAATTCAGCGAGGCGTAAAGCGTGGTAGTCTTACCCGACCCGGTCGGTCCGGTAACTAAAATCGCTCCATGGGGACGGTGAACGAGGGCTTTCCATGTTTCGAGCATATCCGGCTCAAAACCTACGTCTGAAATATCGACCTTGATGGAAGACTTATCCAGAATACGCATGACCACGCCTTCACCGAACACGGTTGGAGTGGATGCCACGCGGATATCATAATCGGACTGCTCCATCTTCAAGCGGATACGCCCATCCTGAGGAATCCTGCGCTCGGCAATATCCAGATTGGACATAATCTTGATTCTGGAAATGATCGCGGCCTGATATTTTCTGGGCACGGTATTAACCACATGCAGGATACCATCCACCCGGAAACGGATTTCCAGACCGTCTTCATAGGGCGAGATATGAATATCAGAGGCCCCCTGAGCAATGGCATCACGAAAAGTATTATTAACCAGCCGGATTACAGGTGCGGCCTGCGCCATATCACGCAGGTCCTCAACATCATCCAATGAATCAAGGTCTTCATCCAGACTGGTAAAAACACCCTCCATTCCTTCACCGGAATAGGCACGTTCCAGAGCATCCACAAGATTGTCCGCCGGAGCCAGAACCATATGCACGGTCATGTCCAGAGCCTGCTCCATTTCAGAAACTGAAGTACCCAGAAAAGGCGTGGCAACAGCCACTTTCATCACTCCGTCCTGCTCCTTTGCCAAAGGCAGCAGCAGATGGTTCTTTGCAAAATTCTCCGGTACAAGCTGCACCACTCCCGGCTCGGCAAGATAGGTTTTATCAAGCTCCATCCACTCCAGACCAAGCAACTCCGCAGTACTGCGCAGCGCATCCTGTTCTGATTCCCCGGCCTGCCTGACCCGCTGCCACCATCCTCTGGCCCTGTCGGGAGAGGAAAGGTCGTAAAAGGTTGCCGGTAGGAGTTTGATTTCATTTTCCTGCATAATCTTTCCGGTGCTAAAGGTCGAAAATCAAACCGAATTCGTCCACCGCTAGGGGACTCTGAGCCTTACGCAGGCCACTCATCGCATCAGCCTCATCAGGTGTGGCAATTACATATGGAGTCAGGAACAACAACAGTTCCGACTTGGTCATGGAATCATCCTGAGAACCGAACAAAGGACCAAGCACGGGCATATTCCGCAGATAAGGCGCCCCTTTCTTGTCAAGGGCGCTGTTAACTGTCATGAGGCCACCGATAACAAGAGTCTGGGCATCCTTGACCAGCACGGTGGTGGAAGCCGCACGGTCCGTGGACTGCCACTTGTCAGGATCAGTGTCGTCAGCAAGCAGGCTGGACAGGGTCTGGTCTATCTTGAGAGTTACGTCCCGGTTTTCCGCGATGGTGGGCGTGATATCAAGCTGCATGCCGAATTTACGGTGATCATAGGTCTTGATTACATTCTGCTGGGAGGTCACCGAAGTCTGGGTCAGCTTAAGAATAGGTATTTCCGTACCCACGGCAATACTCGCCTTCTGGTTATCCAAAGCCACTATATGCGGCGCGGAAACCACGCGGGCACTATCGTCAGAGGCAAAAAAGTTCATCATCATCTTGAAGTTATCCGAATTGATGATGGAAAACTTCAAAGCCTCCTGCGCTGTATTGGCTATTCCGGTAGGATCGAATATATGCCCGAAATCCAATGCTCCCTTGAGGTCGGTACCGTCCGCATTGGTGGAGAACATCCACTCAAAACCGAGCTTGGTTTCATCCGTCAAGGTAACCTCAACAAGGTAAGCCTTTATGGAGACCTGCATGGTGCGGACATCAAGCTTGGATATAATTGTAGTGATATCGTCATGCACGCTTTCCGGGGCCAGCACGATGAGGGAATTTGTCTCATCCATGGAAAGAATCTGAACAGTACTCTGGTTAACCTTGCCTACCTTTTCGCTATAAAGCTTGGTCAGCATCGGAGCCACTGTCTTGGCCTCAATATACTGCAGGGAATAAGTCTTTGATAACGGCAGGGAACCGGGCATATCAATGTGACTGATCAATTCCTTAATCTTGTTCACATTGGCGGCAGTATCTGTGAAGACGATATAATTATTGGATTTACCTGAAAAAATTGATCCTTCAGGTGACAGAATCTGCCGAAAATCAGCTATTACGTCTGCAGCTTTCAGGTACTTGAGCATGATGACTTCGGTGACCATCTGGTCTCCGCCGACAGTTATGGAATCAACATTCAGCCCTTCATGCACAGCCATACTTTTGGAAACAATCTTATAATAACCGCTCTGCTGTACTAAGGTATAGCCTTTCATATCCAGCACGGAATACAGCAAGCGCAGGGCTTCAAATCTGGTCACGGGTTTCGGTGAGATAACCGTAACCGGACCTTTAAGCTCAGGGTTGGGAATAAATGTCTTGCCCATGAGATGCGAATAGAATTCCAGCACAGCCATGATATCCGTCTGCCGGAAATTTATCTCAATCAGATTTTCCCCTTTTGGCGCAGCTTGGGCAACCCCAACCCCCGTCCCAACAACGGAAAAAATCATTACCAGAACGACAAACCATCCTATTTTGCGGGCAAGTCTCATCATGAATTCTCTCGTCTTATCTTTCTTGAATGCGGACCAGTTAAGTTTCCCAGCAAATCAGGGAAGCGTGATGTTCACATTCATAGGTTTTCCTTTACGAATAATTGTCAGAAACACATCCTTGCCAATCTTGCTTTTCAATCTATCACTGACCTGCGCAATTGAACCTACGGGACTTCCGGAAACAGCCAGAAGCAAATCCTCCGGCAGCAAACCTGTATCCTTGCGTAACACGCGGGTCACTTTCAATCCACGTCCTGAATTAAGTCCCATATCCTTGCGCTCCATTTCAGTGAGCGGAACAAGGTTCACTCCCAGTCCTTTGACATTAGCTGTGCCGTCTTTGCCTTCCACGTCCGCAGGAACTGCCAGCGTATATGAAACCCCGGATCTTTTCGAAATTCCGGACTCGCTCAGCAGACTTTCAGCCTGTTCATCCCAGACGGTATTCATAGGCAAGGTCACATTCTGATCATTTCGGGCCAGGGTCACATGGTTGGAAGCAATTTCCACAAGAATGCTCTCCCTGACAGTCTGACCCAATGTAACCAGAGTGCTAGCACCGCCGTTAATACCGCTGATAATCGCATATGATTTCTTTTCTCCCGGCATAGTCGCCATAAGTGACAAGCCGGAGACATCCGGTCCTGGTGGCAGGGCAGGGGCCGTGCGCTTGTAGGAACGCTGCACCAGATTAAGCTGTCCATACTGAAAGATATGGCGGCGCTTGGTGGTAAAAAATGAATAGTAGGGATAGGTCAGCGGATCAGGAGGCGGAATATCACGTGTGGCATCCACATAATTTACTGCTCCGGGCTGCGGTTCAGGCAGGGAAAGAATAATCAGGGAACCGAGCAAGGTCAGGCATGCGACAATAAGCGCCAGCCTGAAAAAAACATCCGCAGCAGCTTTATGTAAATATTTTTCCATGCCCATGGATCAGCCCCCTGCCCCGTGCGTAGCGTTTGCACGCGCAGTACAATTGTACACCTTGCGGGCATAACTCCAATCAAGGACATCTGCCTTGGGAACGATCACTTCATAGCCGAGCTCCTGCTTAAAAAAGTCCTCATATTTCCTGAAATATTCATCCATGGAGTTGTCCACTTCCGGCTCGGTACAGAAATAAGCCCGCGCCTTTTCAGGAGTAAGAAAGCGGACACTCTTCATAACTTCATCGATGGTATTCTGCGAAACTCCTTGCGGATTATTGGCGCTCAGGAACTGTACGGCCTCGTCCGGGTTTTCCTGCCACCAGCGCACTGCACGGGAAAAACCGTTAATGAGGGTTTCAACCGCCTTACCGTTACCTGACAAAGCATCTTCGCGCAGAACCAGAAACTGCAGACTCCAGTTATCCACCTCGGACGGTCCCGCCACAGGTCTGGCAATGCGCATTTTCTGTAATCGGCTGACAAATGGTTCAAAGGTGACCCCGGCTTCGATAAGGCCAGCTCTCAAACTTTGCGCCACAATTTCACGGGACATATCACTCACCGTAATATCCGAAAGCGACATGCCGTTCTTTTTGAGAACTTCATACAGAAAGTAATGAGCAGTTCCGCCTGTTTGAACAAAAACGGTTTTACCGCGCAGGTCTTGCACAGTTTTGATAGCCGAATTTCCGGCAACCATAAGGACATCCCCGGTTTTAAACTGCGCCAAGGGAGCCACTATGCGCAGGTCCACCCCTCTGGTCAGGAGTTGTACAAGCTCCAGTGCATGGGTAGCAGTACCGTCGATTTCTCCGGCATATAATTTTTCAAAATTTGTTTTTTCATGCTCGGAGAAATAGCACTCGACGCGCGTACCGTTCGAATGAAGCCATCCGTTGTGACGGGCGATTTCAAAAGGAGCATACCCGATCCAAGGCGGCATGGAGAGCACGAGACTGACCGCATGATCCGGCATCTTGGAATCTGCCTTGGCCGGGATGGAAAACTTGCTGACGACCAGACCGCCCTGCATGGCACCGCTCTTACCGGTCAGTGAAATTTCCGAAACAACAAAGACCTGCGGAGAGGTCTCCAGATAATAAATGAATTTCTCAATGGCTGTGAAAGAACCGCTGAAAGTCACATCCATGGGCTGGCTGCTCAAAAAAGCATTATGCTTTTGCGAAAGCGGACGCATTTCCTTGATGACAACCCCGGTGATAGACGCATAGTCCCGGATTTCATTATAAATATCCGAAGAGCTCCAATCCCTGCGGTCAACAAGGTCCAACTGCCGTTTAAGGGATTCATATTCATCTTTAACCTGACGCAACTTGGCTTCCCGGTCAGGCAGAACCATGGCTTTGGGAGTGTTGAGCTGAATTTCCTGTTTTAACTCAACCTGTTCCTGAACCGTGGCTTCATACATATTGCCTAGCGGAGACAAAATTCCCATATAAAGCACTACGGAAAGCAGAAAAATCAGGCATATGCCCAAAGCACGGCGGTCACGCGGATCAAGTTTGTTCCAGAAGGCAAGCAGGATGTTCATTGCGTTTCCTCCTGCTTCTTCTTGGACTTGAAAAAATTTTGCCAAGCGGGAAATTCAAGTTCCACCACAAAACGGAATCCCTGCCCTTGATCCAGCTTACTCATGGAAGAGAGCACCGCATTAGAAAAAATCTCTGTACTGCTCAAATTTTCCAGCAGTGCCATGAGGCTGATTTCACTTTTTGCCTCCCCCTGCAGGGTGATCTTGCCGGATTGATCAAGACGCATGGTGTCCAGCTTCACCTGAGCCGGAACAGAATCACCCAGATCGCGGAACACATGGGAAACAAAGGGCTTCTTCACCGTATATCTTAAAATATCATTGTTACGGCGTACATATTCCCGAATCTCCATTGTCACCAGATCAGTCCGCTTGGCCAAAAACAAAATCTTATGCGCTTCCTGCTTAAGGACCTTGGCATCCTGAGTATTCATATGAATCACGGCGAAGAAGAGCAGCAGGCAGCCCGCAACAGCACCCGCAATCGCAAGCCCCGAACGCACATAATCTTTCGGCGTAAGGGGAATGCGCTTCCACTCTTCAAGACTTTCATGGAATGAGCTTTTGGTGCGGTTCATACGCAGCAATGGCAAAAAGTCTTCATAGGACCGAACTTGTTCCAGCGGGATACCGGGCAGTACCTTTTCAATCAGCTCTGCAAAACCGTCAGGTTCCCCTGATCCGCCGGGAGGAATCCAAAGCACCACCCTTTCCGGCTTCGGCTTTTCCTCCGCTTCAAGCTGAGCGAGAACCACCCCAAGAGCACTTTCCAAGGACGGGCCTACGTCAGGAACAACCTCCCAGATCACGGGGACTTTCTTATGAATGCAACACAGACGGGTTTCCCCGTTTTCACGGGACATAAGCAGGGTCGGACCGGAAACCTTCAGGTCGAACTCAGGCAGCACAATGGACGTAACCTGAAATCCCATCTCCTTTGCTGTATCCAGACATCCATGCAGATACTCGTTAGAAATCCAGCCGAGAGTTGCGTTCAAGCCTTTGTTGCCGCTGTAACAACGGATTTCCCGTCCTCCGGTCTCAAGGGAACGGAATAAACGCTGACCGGCTTCCGACTCAAGATCTGCCACCGCATCCTTCTGTTCCTTGGCCGGATTAGGATTGCGACACAAGGCCGCCACGGACAACGGCAAAACCATAACGCATGGGCTGGGCTTATCCGCTTCAGGCGGTTGGGCTAGAGGTTGCCACTGCTTATCTTTGGAAGAATATTCAAGCGAAGATGCGCAACTGCCCTGTACGTCAAACAGCAGGGCTATCCGGGCGTTCTTCCCCAAGGGGCAGGGGAGCGGAATCATTTTGCACAACTTCTTTAAATTCATAGAACAACCCCGTTCATATTCGCGGCAGGGATTCGGATTCCCAGCGGGTGAAACGTAATTGATCCTTATCCACACTGACTCTGGCCGTAATGCGCTCGACCTGCCTGCCCGGAACAAATCCGGCCAGACAGGTCATGCTGAAATTCTTGGACTGCACAGCCAAAAACGGTTCAATATGAGTACTCTGAGAAGCCGCAGCCAAGGTACTCAGCGCCGCAGCCACCGAGGCAAAACCTTTCCAGCCCGTAAGGCGGTAGGCCAGCAGATTCTGGACCTGCCCTGTGGTGAACCCAACTGCATGAAGCACTTCCTTCCCGGCGGTGTTGATATTCACCTTACCCGATGAAAAACAGGTCAGATAGCCGGCAATACCTTCTGCACCGGAGGAGCCGTACAAAATATCCCGCGTCATTCCCTTTACCTGCAGCAATTCATCCAGACTGCGGATCGGCCCGTCGACCAAACCTTTAGCCATTGCCACGGACGGAGGGATACCTTTGCCATCCTTGCCATGTTTCTTGGTCCGGTACAGGATAATGTTCGAGGCCAGCACGTTGGAAATATTAGGAAACCCCTGCAACTGTGACATGGTGGCGACATTGATGTTCAGACGCGACTCCTCATCAATAAAGCCGTAGCTCAAAACTTCAGCATCCTTAGCGGCCTTGGAATCCTTGCCTGACTTTTTCTTTTTCGCAGCTCCCGGCTCAGGACGAATAATGGAATAATATCCCGGCCCGAACTTGATATCCTTGTATAGAGTCTCCCCGGAAAACCACTTATCCGTGATGCTGTGCACGGGATCGCGGGCATGTTCCCTGATAATCCCCGCCGCCCTGTGAACACCGCCGCGCGCCAGATTGTAAGCCCTACGATCCTGACTGCTCCAGCTTTCCACTTTTGTCTCGCAGACAGCCTCATAAGAAAACGAAGCAGCCATAATACCCAGAATGGCCATGACCCACAGCGTAACCACCAGAGCAAATCCCTGCTCTGCGGAAACATTCGTATGTCCGGTCACATTCTTAAGCATTCTTTCAGCCTGCCTTCTGCTGCGGTGTTACTTCCAACAAAACCTGTGAACGAAAAACACTCCTTCGTGATGGCCCTTCCTTAAAATCCAAAACCATTCCGATCATTCCCGGTCCGGTTACAGCCGTTATCCCCGCTCCTGCGGCACTTCCGCCATGCCCCCTTGCGGTAAGCTTGAATCGGGTTTCAACCACCCCGGAACAAAGCTCCATCTTTGAAATCGGCTTTCCTTTCTCCGGCTTGCCCTTCTTATCCTTGCGCTCTTCCCGCCAGAGAGTGCTTTCTTTGAGAACATAACGGACCCAAATCCGGTTTCCTTTTTCATCCAGAACAGGGAACTGGCATTTACTATCCTGACAGCTGATATCAGAAGCCGAACAGAGCGGGTCCAGATTGCGGACATCCCTGCCGAGCATGCTGAACACATAAGCGGCTGAACGCATGGGTGAAAGTACGGCCTGAGCGCCCCTTTCCACCCTCGTAGCGGTGACGAAGATCGAATAAACAGCAGTAAAGACAACCGAACCGATAGTAATCGCCACCAACAGTTCAAGAAGGGTAAACCCGCTTTGATCTGTAGCTGGTTCAGTAGTTGGTGATGTCCGCGTTATCACCTGTTCCTCCGGGCTTGCCGTCCTTGCCGTAACTGAGCAGGTCAAAATCCGGGCTGTGCTTGCCGGGAGCGGTGTACACATACGGATTATTCCACGGGTCCTTTGGAATGGTATTTTTACTCATGTACGGTCCATGCCAGTTCTCAGGGACTGGCGGAGTTGTGGGTTTTACCACCAAGGCATTAAGTCCCTGCTGGGTCGTTGGGAAATTCCCTGTATCCAGCTGATAGCTTTGCAGGGCCATTGAAAAATCTTCGATCTGCGCCTTGGCCGCCGCAACCTTGGCTTCATCGGTCTTGCCGAAAAACCTTGGGGCCACGATAGCCGCCAGCACGCCGATAATCACGATAACCACCAGCATTTCAATAAGTGTGAAACCGCGTCTTCCTTTATGCATCAAGAAGCCCCCCCACTTGTAGTTTTGACCGCCTTGGAGACCGGGACGTCAACAGGCAGATGAATTCCAAGTTTAACGATCTTGCCGTTTCTGAACAGGGTCAGGGCGACATTACCGCCCGGACGCTTGCGCTGCATGATGAATGTTGAATCCCGCATACCCTGCACCGGAACACCGTCTATTTCCAAAAGAATATCTCCGGGCTGGACACCACCCTTTTGTGCAGGACTATCGGGTTTGCAATCCATTACCAGAAGGGCACGATCCTGATCCTTGCTGGTCTCTTCCTTCCCTTCCTCCTCAACAACGTGCATTTCCTTCTGCACAACCTTGAGCTTGAGGCCCATCAACGGACGGGGCATGGGCTGGTAACCGATATCGATAGGGTCCGCCTTGAGCTGACACCCAGCCAGAAACATGCCCAATAAAAATAAGAGCAGGATTCGGGAAAAATTCATTTGCAAACGTAGTGCTGATTTCATTTTTTCTTGTCCTTGGTCTGGGTTTTACTCTGCGCAGGCAGGGTTTGCTCGACTTGTGCAGTTTCCAGAACATATTCATGTTCCCTGCCTTCGGTGAAGAAAAGTACTGTGATCCTAACCCGGCTCACACCGGAATAACCATCCTCTTTTTTGCTGACGATCTTCCATCTTCCGTGGGGCAGGGTTTCGCATTTACCGGATGTTGTTCCCGACTTGATATTTCCCTGATTAAGAAAAGAGGCCAGCCGCATTTCAGCTTCCAGACCGGCCCGCTCGTACCCTTCCACCTGCGACAGGGAAGCGGTTGCCTGTGAATAAACTCCGGCCACTGCAACCAGCCCGATGGACAGGATAGCCATGGCAACCATGACTTCCAGCAGGGAGAAACCGGAGTTACAGGATTTAGCGCACATACACGCCCCCATCAGCTCCGGCGACAATCAATTGCAGGCTTTCCTGCTTCTCGGAAACCAGCTTGAAACGGGCCGGCGTCGCAGTTCCCCGTGGAAAAAAAATGATACGCATTTCATGCCCTGAAACAGATTTCCCCAGAAGTTCCATATCCTTCACAGCCACCCTTGCAGGCAGTGAGGTCAGGCTCAGTATCTCACCCTTGTCAGCGCTCAACAGCTTAAGGTTCTTTGTTTCTTTATTGATAACCAAGATATGCTGTTTACCGGTATCAGCAGCCCTGAAGCGGGCAGAGGTGGCTATAGCCCCGAGATCGGCAACAGCGGCACGCAGAGAATTGCCCGTAAGCTGACCACTTAGGCGCGGCAGAAGAACAGCCATTACTATGGACATGATGACCATGACCACAATTAGCTCCAGCAGTGTAAACCCGTTTCGGACAGGTGCATGATTCAGATTTTTACGAGGCTGAAAATCCATACGAGCTCCCCGGTTTATTTGGAATCAGGAGCAAGTCTGCGTTTCAGGATATATCCGACATCAGGAGAATAAGTAACAAGTTCCCAGCCCTGCTGACCCAATGGAGCGAGGTTGGGCTTGTACGGATCGAATCCTGATTTTTCGAGGACATTGGGGACCAGAATTTTGTACTCCCACTTGGCATTGGCAAAGGCATCAAGCTTGGCCTCTATTCGGGAAAGGTCATCATGCAAAGCCTGCAATGGAGCAAGCAGAACACTGACATTCTCACCACTGCCGGAAGCGGGTTCGGAGGACTGAGCAAAGCATGGCCCCACAGCTAAACACACCAAAAGAACAGTAAAGAATCCGATTCTATTAAGCGACACAACAAAGTAGGATCTTAATCTACGAATACAGCCCACTGCTACCTCCAATTTTGAGACTCCTTATACAACAATAAAATATTAAACATTTTTTGTCTACGGACATCTAAAATTAATGAACTACTTCACACAATAACACCTCTACTCCACAACAAGTCATATATTAGAAATGCTGAAAAGCACACCCACTCCTTGACACAATTAAACCTATATAGTTTTATAGTAGTGTTGTGTTTTTTTAGCCATATCACTATCCGCATGAGGGGGAAGCATGAAAAAAAGTGGGTTCAAAACAAGTAACATAATCTTAAACACTTGTATTTTTATCCTTTGTTGCATTCTCAGCACATCCTGGGCCGACAGCAGCCAATATCTCTGCCAAGATTCTGGTGACAGCAGCTGCACCGGAATTACCATGGCCATAGGTCCATGCGGCAAACAAAACTGGATCAGCACGGTCACCTATTCCGTTGTAAACGGTAACTCTACTCAGGAAGTATTTTCTGTGGACAATAAAAACGCCACTGCGGGCTCTGTCACAAAATACATGAAACAAAACTTGCTTTGGAAGGTGGATGTGGAAAACGACCACTTTGACCAGAAACTGAGTACATATATCAAAATCACCCCCTCCGGCTGGGAGTTTGCACATGGATGCAACAAGACATCCCTAAATCCCGGCTGCGAGGCGGCCATGCTCTTCCCCAGTCCCGGAACGAACCTCAGTCCCGGCTGCCAGATGACCAAATACACCCCGCCCAACCCGACTCCATCGGGCGGACAATGCGGCGACAACACCGCAACAACCACATGGCAAAAAAGGATCTCCATTTACAACAACTGCATGGATGACGCATATATCGTGCTTACTCCCCCCACAGCAGCGGACAAACAGCACTTCTACAACGCCAAGCTCTGGAACAAGACAGCAGAACTGGCCCAGATGGATGAGATGTATGCCAACCCCCAAAACAAGACTTCAGCCCTGTTATTCCGTAAAAAAATCACCTTCGGTGAAAGCATGGATATCTCCGTGCCTGACGGCGGAATCGCCTCGGCAAACTTCGGAGTACTGCTCGGCTGCGAACAGCCCCCATCCGAAGGAGACTGGCCCGGAAGTTGTGTTATCGGCGGGATACCGGGAATGGCTAGCTCCGGCGTGGGAACCGTATTCGAATATTCAGCAGGTTGCACATACACCGGAGCGGACAGAAACAAATGTACAGTTAACCCCTCCGACGGCACATGCATGGGCGCAACAGACTACTTTGACCTGAGCATGGTTTCCGGCTTCAACGTACCTATGTCCATGGAACTCACCGATAATGGAAACGACTGCAACTTCACGGAAATGTCCGCCGTAGCAGACCTGTATGACTGCCCCAAGGAAGACCAGACTACTATCGCGGCCAACTCAACGCTGTACACCAACACACAACTCAACGCTGGAATCAGCCTTGTGGTATCAAATGATAAAAGCAGAGGACGTGCCGGATGCATGGCTCCGGAACAATGGCTCGAACCTCCGGGAGGCCAGGACCCATACAAAAATACTGATACTCAGGCGGCCAGTGCGGGGATAACCACAGACCCGCCCAATATATCAGACTGGTATGCCTGTAACGTCATGAAAGCACAGGGAGCAGACAAGGACCCGGAAACCTGCCTCACTCCCGGATGCGGCGGCCCGCAATGCGCGGTCGGACCTCTTGGAACACCCGGAGTTTATGACATGGTTTCCCTCTCGAAGGGTAAGGGCAAGCCCTACACCAACTACGTTAAGTACCTGAAGGCAATCGGTTCGGATGCCTATGCATGGCAGTTCAACGATGACGCATCCACCGCTATCTGCCAAAAGGCAGGAGCGACTGTAAAAGTGACTCTTTGCCCCGGCCCCCCTGAACAGCAGCCTTACAGAAATCAAACGTGGGCATTCTCCAACAATAAATGCCTGCCGGATTCAAACACCGGATCCTACCCTACCCTGCTCGCCTGTATGCAGGCTAACTTTGATTACAGTTGCCAGAAGGAAGAGGTGAAAAAGCTGAATGCCAAGACAGGAGCAGCCACCACTGCCCAGCTTAACTACTGCAAGCCGGTACCCAAAGGGCAAGGCGTACCCTATGATGTCTGCATGAAGAACAATTCCCAATACTGCCAGCAGACAGGGAAGACACCGCCGAATACGCAACAAAAAACACCAAGCAAAACTCAATAGCTAAAACGGCGTGATTGATGGGAACATCTGGAGGGACTCATCAACCACGTTCATCTATTTTAGTAACCATTTTAAGGATAAGGAGTTTCTATGCACGCTGGAAAAGCAAAAAGGATTTTACCTTCATTGCTGAACATCTGTTTTTTGATTGCCCTTATTCTCATGGGAGCAGGCCAATCTCTTTCCCAAGCAGCTGAAGCAATCTCGCCTGCCTTTGAAACCACCAGCCTAATTGAAGGAAAATGCGTCGGAAATTCAACAAATTGTGTAAGCTTCTTTGTCTCACCTGCTCAGAACTGCAAAACAGTATCAACGGTCGCAAATAAAACATTTTACGACAATATGACTACATCGTTCAGTATGTTGAAAGAAGATGGAAGCTTCGGCCCCACTTATCCTGTAACAACAGGCCCTAAGTTCGTTCATATGCTGAATGGGACAATCTGGAAGGTAAACACACTTAACCAGTCTTTTCCCGGATCACCGTATACGTGCATGATTAAAGTTGTCGGCGGAGAAAATGGCTGGGATTATGCTCAAGACTGTTCTGTAAGTTCCACTTCAGAAAATTGCACCGGGTGCGCGCACATGTCCACTCCGGGACAAGTAGATAATAATTCAGGATTTGTAATGATCAACTCAGGCTGTGTTGAGGGCAACCCGGCAATAGCCAGCTACGGACATGCATACCTTTTGGACTACAAAAACGGTAACTTTTTATTCAGAGGACCTCACCCTACAGTAATGAAGGATAACAAATGGGTATTTGACCAAAAGGGTTTGTTGGCCGCCTTAAAATCAAGATCCATGGCCCAATTGGGCAAGCCTCTGCCCGACTCTTATATTTTTGTTGATATCAGCCTGATTAACGACACTGGGGAAGGCCCCATGCTTAAAGCGGAATATACACATTTCAATGGGACATCTTCAAATCTTAAACCAGACTCCTTTCAACCTGCCACGGGAACCGTTCCCCTTTCCGGCACCAATTCCACCGGAAAATTTCTCTGGTGGCAGATGCTTACTGAGGGCAATGGCGGAGGCAACGCCAGCAAACTTCCGGGATTGGTTGATTACATCAGTACAACCATGAACAATAACAATAAAACTCCTTATGTAATCTATTTCCATTGCAGTGCAGGCGAGGATAGAACGGGAGAAGT contains:
- a CDS encoding GspE/PulE family protein produces the protein MQENEIKLLPATFYDLSSPDRARGWWQRVRQAGESEQDALRSTAELLGLEWMELDKTYLAEPGVVQLVPENFAKNHLLLPLAKEQDGVMKVAVATPFLGTSVSEMEQALDMTVHMVLAPADNLVDALERAYSGEGMEGVFTSLDEDLDSLDDVEDLRDMAQAAPVIRLVNNTFRDAIAQGASDIHISPYEDGLEIRFRVDGILHVVNTVPRKYQAAIISRIKIMSNLDIAERRIPQDGRIRLKMEQSDYDIRVASTPTVFGEGVVMRILDKSSIKVDISDVGFEPDMLETWKALVHRPHGAILVTGPTGSGKTTTLYASLNYIKSPELKIITTEDPVEYQLRGIDQIQVNPKVGLTFAAALRSILRQDPDVIMVGEIRDFETAEIAIQSSLTGHLVLSTLHTNDAPTAITRLVEMGIAPYLAAPTLAGAMAQRLLRRLCSNCKKQGPDGKWQAVGCEVCEGSGYKGRLGIFELLINTPAIQTLIQNGASAADIGAQAQKEGMRTLLQDGLVKAAKGLTTEAEVYRMAQDN
- a CDS encoding secretin N-terminal domain-containing protein: MMRLARKIGWFVVLVMIFSVVGTGVGVAQAAPKGENLIEINFRQTDIMAVLEFYSHLMGKTFIPNPELKGPVTVISPKPVTRFEALRLLYSVLDMKGYTLVQQSGYYKIVSKSMAVHEGLNVDSITVGGDQMVTEVIMLKYLKAADVIADFRQILSPEGSIFSGKSNNYIVFTDTAANVNKIKELISHIDMPGSLPLSKTYSLQYIEAKTVAPMLTKLYSEKVGKVNQSTVQILSMDETNSLIVLAPESVHDDITTIISKLDVRTMQVSIKAYLVEVTLTDETKLGFEWMFSTNADGTDLKGALDFGHIFDPTGIANTAQEALKFSIINSDNFKMMMNFFASDDSARVVSAPHIVALDNQKASIAVGTEIPILKLTQTSVTSQQNVIKTYDHRKFGMQLDITPTIAENRDVTLKIDQTLSSLLADDTDPDKWQSTDRAASTTVLVKDAQTLVIGGLMTVNSALDKKGAPYLRNMPVLGPLFGSQDDSMTKSELLLFLTPYVIATPDEADAMSGLRKAQSPLAVDEFGLIFDL
- a CDS encoding PDZ domain-containing protein; the protein is MEKYLHKAAADVFFRLALIVACLTLLGSLIILSLPEPQPGAVNYVDATRDIPPPDPLTYPYYSFFTTKRRHIFQYGQLNLVQRSYKRTAPALPPGPDVSGLSLMATMPGEKKSYAIISGINGGASTLVTLGQTVRESILVEIASNHVTLARNDQNVTLPMNTVWDEQAESLLSESGISKRSGVSYTLAVPADVEGKDGTANVKGLGVNLVPLTEMERKDMGLNSGRGLKVTRVLRKDTGLLPEDLLLAVSGSPVGSIAQVSDRLKSKIGKDVFLTIIRKGKPMNVNITLP
- the gspM gene encoding type II secretion system protein GspM, translating into MNILLAFWNKLDPRDRRALGICLIFLLSVVLYMGILSPLGNMYEATVQEQVELKQEIQLNTPKAMVLPDREAKLRQVKDEYESLKRQLDLVDRRDWSSSDIYNEIRDYASITGVVIKEMRPLSQKHNAFLSSQPMDVTFSGSFTAIEKFIYYLETSPQVFVVSEISLTGKSGAMQGGLVVSKFSIPAKADSKMPDHAVSLVLSMPPWIGYAPFEIARHNGWLHSNGTRVECYFSEHEKTNFEKLYAGEIDGTATHALELVQLLTRGVDLRIVAPLAQFKTGDVLMVAGNSAIKTVQDLRGKTVFVQTGGTAHYFLYEVLKKNGMSLSDITVSDMSREIVAQSLRAGLIEAGVTFEPFVSRLQKMRIARPVAGPSEVDNWSLQFLVLREDALSGNGKAVETLINGFSRAVRWWQENPDEAVQFLSANNPQGVSQNTIDEVMKSVRFLTPEKARAYFCTEPEVDNSMDEYFRKYEDFFKQELGYEVIVPKADVLDWSYARKVYNCTARANATHGAGG